The genomic region TTTGTTTTTTCTGATTATGCCAGACTTATCATGCTATGTCATATTTTATTTTGGTAATGCATTAATTATTTTTAGAATAATAAAAGATATTGTATGTATTGCCTTGATGTCATGATTCTGTAGCAGCTTTCATATGTGAAGATAGTTTATTTTTCAAATACAAACTTTGTCTTGGATGAGTTATTCATTGCCATCTTGTTGCTTACTTAATTATCTATCGTGCTAATATTTTCTAGTGGATATTAATAGAAGCCATAGTATACGAGCTGCTCATTACTTCAACCACCAACATTACATACAACATTTCAGAAGAAATATATAAGAAATTATTAAGCACATCAGGGCCTTAATGTATATTTACTTCATTTCCTTTGTCATGACCACTTTTGTCATATTCTTAATATGTATTTACTTTATTGACTTTTAAATTTATCGTATTGTTAGCACGGGCACCTTACTAGTATTGGAAGTCAATGAGTCTTAAAAACAAGAGAGTAAGGGAGAGAGGGGGGAATACAGAAGGATTTCTTTTCTCCCGATCGAGAACTGATGCCGTATGCACCCTCTAATGTAACAAATTCAAAAGCGACACAAGAATAATGAAATAGTGTTTCACCAATGCTCTAGTGGGTTGCAAACCAGACAATAATGCTAAGAAAAATTAGCAAAATAGACGAAAAAATGAGTTATGAGATTGTAGCTTCTGTTCAAATTAAGATAGTGTAGTGCTGCAGAATGCAGAGTACGATAGCTGAATTATGCTTGTGTGTGTTATTTGGGAACAATTGGAATGTCAAATTCTGAAAGCATTCTATCGGAGAAGAAAAACTCTGGTCGGATGACGGAATGCACCCATCCTAATCTTAAGATGATGAGGAGGCTCGAGGCTTGCTTGATTGTAagaatgaacacaagaacacacaagagtttAGAGTAGTTTGAGCCGCCGGAGCGTTATACCCTACATCAAATGTGAGttctattgcttgagagcttgagtaTTGTAGGTCTTAATTAGTCTCTCCTCCCCTTTTGTATCACAGGCACCCTCCATTTTATAGTCCAAGGGAGGCACGTTACAAGGGAGCTGGGTCGCGACAGGTGGGCCCAGAAGTTACTATAATATGAAGCGCGAGGCGTCGGGGGTAGAGTTGGTGGTGCTAGATCTTCTAGACGTGTACCTTCTCTTGGTCGTGGTGCAGGCTCCTCTGATCAGACTTGTTGTCGTTTCGTCCTGCTATCGTGTGGACGAAGGCTCTGATGTAGGCTGTGGCGTAGCATGATACACTGTCGTGCATAGGGGGGCAAGGGCGGTGTCGTCCTGTCCGCTCCCCCCTATTCCACCTCGCCTTGATAACGCGCAGGGAACAATAGGAGTCATAGTGAAGGGCGCCCAAGCGGCACATTAAGTCAATGGTTACTGACGTAGCCTAGACCTTGTGGGCTTCACACGTCGCGTGCATTTAACGCGGGGCGCACACTACCTGCCACTAGCGCAGGCAAGCGCACATCTCATCCGCACTTAATGCTGGTGAGCCTCATATCAGAGGTTTACGTCAGGCGTCGCCCGACGGCTTACATCAGGCGTCCCCAACCACACGTCGACACCGGACCTCTGCCTGGGCCGAGAGCAGGCTTGAGAACCTGTGGCGACGTGGCACCACCAGACCTCCCTTGACTGGGGGTTTGGAACATGCTTGAGGGGGTCCGGGCCCTAGCCATAATGGTCCGGACATGTGGCGGCATTGGACCTCGGCTTGCTTGAGGTCCATAACCGATCTTGTAGACAAGGGGTGCTTTTACTCTGGGGTCATGGAGCTGCTCCGGACCTCCAGAAAGGGGATCCAGTGGACCCATGTATAGGTCCAGGTCCCGTCCATGGATACCCAAACCTATGGTCGAAGTTGTTGACTACTCTCTTCTATGAAACTTGTAGTGATACCTGTTCAGTCCAGGAAACGAACCCACCTGACCCGAAACCCCTTATGGTGGGTCCCAATCCTGAGTCAGGTTGGTTAGCTAATAATTATGTGCCTATAAATGGCTACGGGGATCTCGTCTGATCCAGTAGGAATGTGTATCCcatatttagggtaccgacacatTCTTCTCTTCTTATTTTACTCAAATACGCAACATATCGATTTCAGTTGCTGGTGATGGGGTCACCACGTGTCCACGTTGTCCAATTTCTCAGATTTCTTTCCAATTTTATAGAAAAAGGAGGAATAAAATTTAAATCTTTTCATTCCGGTATCATGCGCTGAGGATTCAGCAGCGAACATCCAGCGAAGAGGAGGACGGGTGAATAATGCAACAGAGCAGCGAGAGGACGCAGGCTGGAGTGGAGGACACCGCCCCAACCGCTAGCGAGGAAGAGGACAGACGGATGGACACACTGCATCTGCATCCGCCCCAGTGTCAGGCGTAGTTGGCGCGCGCTTGTGTTGGTCCGCCGGCCGTCCGTCTCGATCGTCCTCTACCCCGTGGTCCGTGGTGGTGGCGGAGGCATTCAGTGCGTGCGTCCCGTCTGGCAACGATCGATGGGATGAGGATCGCGTCGTGGTCGGGTGGCCCAGCACTTTCGCCGTTTATTAATCCGATGGACCGTCGTCCTCGAGCCTTTTGCGGCGACACGTTTGCGGTTTGCCTGGGTTCACTCCATGGCTGCAGGCGCATGCACGTCCGGAGCATGCAAAACTAGGACTAGGCACAGACGAGCACTTTTGGTTTTGGAACCATCAGATGGACGTCGAGCCGAAGGGAATACGTTGCCAGACTTCAGAAACCAGACATGGATTGCGTCCTCGCTCAAATTGCAATCAACTGTATGCATGGTTTCGCTAGAAATGCACGCTGGCAGCTGGCTGCAACGCCACCACAACGTGGTGATACAATACAATACGACGTCGTCTCCGGTTTAGTCGCCGCGGCCGTGGCCGATCTGCCTCAGGAACTCCGTCAGGTTCCGGTGCGAGCTCCCGCCGTCGGCTACGGCAGCCCACGCCTTCCGCTTCCACGCCGCGGCGCGCGCCGCCACCGCCCCCGACGCTGCGGCCTCCACGCACCGCCTCAGCTCCTGGGCCTCCACGACGCCGTCCGCGCGCGCCGCCGCGCGGACGCCGGTGCCCATCCGCTCCGCCACGAGCCACGCGGCCGTGCCCTGGTCCGAGTACTGCGGAACCGCGACGGTCGGCACGCCGCACGCCGCGCTCTCCAGGGTCGAGTTCCACCCGCAATGCGTCACGAAGCATGCGACCGCTGGGTGGGACAGTACGCGCGCCTGGTCGCACCACTCCACCACCATCCCGCCGGCGCTGTCCGCATCGGCCGCCGCCACCGCGTCGTCGTCGTGGCCCTTGCGGCTGTCCTTCCTCAGGACCAAGAGGAACGGCCTCTTCACCTGCACCATGGCGTCGGTGATCTCCGCGACCTGGTCCTTGCACATAACCGACGAGCTGCCGAAGGAGATGTACACCACCGACTTGGCCGGCTTGGTGTCCAACCAGCCGAGGTACCCGCTCTTGTCATGGTCAAAGACGTCACGAGGAGGACACGGGGCGCGCCTGCCGTCATCCGCTTCGTGCAGGAACGAGAGCACGGGCCCGACGGGGAAGACGTCCACGTGTGGCCTCAGCGACGCGAGCGCGTCGGGCTCCATGGCGTCGCAGGTGTTGGCGAGCACGTACGTCGGGTGCTCCGAGGAGCCGTCGTCTCGTTCGAGCGCGTCGACGAGCTCGCCGAACTCCGGGAGCACGAACGCGAACGGGTCGTCCTCGGAGGTGACGGCAAGGAACGACGGCAGGTCGCGGACGCGGAGCGGCGGGAGGCCCGGGAGCCCCACCTCGGCGCACGGGTCTCCGGACGCCGCGGCGGCCACGACGGCGTCCCGGTGCCCGCGGAAGTAGTGGTAGTACGCGGTGAGCGCGGTGGCCGGCTGGATCCAGAACACGGCCGTCGCCGCCACGCCGTGGTCCCGCGCCACGCCCGCCACCCACGGCAGGAGCAGCGTGTACACGGCGCACGTGACGGGGCGCCCGTCGTCGCGGAGGCGGCGGAGGACCCCGGCCAGCGAGCGCGACCCCGCCATCCTTGCCTGCTCCATGTACCGCGCGTAGCTGTCTACGGCGATGTCGAACCCGCCGTCGTAGCCGTCCGAGTAGGCCACGTACTTGACCTTCGCATCGCCGTCGCCACACTCCTCCTCCGTCACAGTCACACCGGCAGCGCCCGGGAACATCTTCCGGAACGCCGAGAGCGGGGCGCAGATGGTGACGCGTGCCCCGCGGCACACGCTGCCGAGGCGGCGCGCGAGGTGACGCGCCGGGGTGATGTGCCCCTGCGCCGGGTACGTGACGATCAGGAAGTGGTGCTGCTGGTAGTGCTTCGCCGCCATGCCGTGTGAGTATTGGAGTTCCACCAGTGTTGCGTTGCTTGCAACTAGGAACTGACGAGGCTGGCGCGCGCTCTTATGCATAGCGCCCTAGCCTAGCACCTACCAGTAGCAGAGCCGCAGAATGAGAAAGTGAGGCGAGGCGACTCGGGCACGTTTGCGCGGGAACCGATAAGATTCTACTTCTGTTGTGCTCCTCCTTTTGCTCTGCTTTTCCACCTCCTTATCCTCCAATCCAAATGGACTTTTGCCATCTTTGCCGTGCCACTGTGCAAGAAAAGTGGTACATTTTCATATGCAATTCTTTCTCCATTTTGTTATAGGAAGGGTATGAGAGTATTATGAAAGCGACTCACAAAATTTTTAATGGTTTGACTACATCTAGAATTCTAAATCGAAATGTATGAAAACAGGGTATGAATTTGATGTCCTTCCAAGTACATGGTGTTAGTGTTTGGTACCGACGGTACACTATAGGGTATCCTGCGTAGCGCTTTTGAGGAGGACGACGAGATCGATCGCAGCTCGATTGTTCGTGCTAAACACGACGAAACGCAAAATATTATACAGGTTTATGTCGCTCgaacgcgtaacaccctacgtcctgtggGTTTGTGGAGGTGTATTGCATTGAGTTCTCTATTACTGAGGGTTCTCGAGGTAGAAAATAGCTATGCATACTAGTGTCCCTTATTTTCGTAGGGGTTCCCCCTCTGCCTTATTCTCGATAGAAGAGGAGTTGCACACAAGATGTGGTGAACGTTCTCAGTACACCCATGTCTACAAAAATCATGTTGACTTCTCCGAAGGTCAGCGAGTCTTCAGGGAGTTCGCATGTCTTTTGCATGCACGGAATGCAGACCAGGAGTCTTCGTGCCCATGCAACCGCCTTCCTCGCCTCCTTCTAGTTAATCACGACTAGGGATGAAAATGGAACGGATACAGTCGGATACAGGGTCATctcgtatcctaccctaatgtatttctctcggatacgAGTAGTTAAGATTCAGGTCGGATACAGGATGGGATCGGGTAATAATCCAGACGAGTAAGAAACAGATAACGGATACTACTGGGGTAGGTACCAGATAATTGTCGGGTAGTTCGtccgatgatattaattgtccaaccatccaacaaacacataaattaagcaatacataatcatgtatatgatgATCAAATGTAAGAAAGGAAACCAATAAAATTGGCATCATGTAGTTCAAAGTTACTAATCACAAGGACATTGTAAAAACCAACACCACAATATTTAAAATTCATAAATTATTCTAGTTTCactcaaaaattgcaaataagttacaagaactaataaacattttatgGGAAGATAAATCAAGTCCTCATAAgaaaattataaagtaaagtactgattatgttgaaacttagaTACTTACaatgatttcacatgtaacttatacaaataagtgaaagtgaaatggAAGAAACGAGGGCATCATATAGATCTTATAATCCAAACATTTTTATGGTTATATATGGACAAATGTTGTGCCTCTGTAAAATTTCACGATTTTCTGaggctatttatgtattattaatttcttgtcatagaaaatcatcaaaatacaattaaatccttAAAATATTGTAGCATCGACCGAAAattacaaataagttaccaatactaataaatagtctataAAAAGATAACCTTAAGTTCCCACGTGGAGAACTGAAGATAACCTTAAACCCCCACAGAAAAATGATAAAGTCTATATatttgatataaatttggacattatttcaatgattttggcctaaagatATGTCTCAACAAAAAATTGATGTACTACAATGTTATAGATCTATTTAAGCTCTACaatttttgtcggcgtttcgaccccggggggtccctggaccgacgagtaaattgtcgctgcgtgccccagcccagatgggttggcgcgagacggaataCAGAGcggggaaaaccgcggcttcgtgttgtcatgcgccagagtggatgcgcttgcagtagggggttacaagtgttcgcgagggagagaaagagagagcccgttcgtcagcccgtcctctcgcgcgaccaccctcctgtatgagggccctggaccttccttttatagatgtaaggagagggtccagatgtacaatggggggtgtagtaatatgctaacgtgtccggcagagaggagccagagccctatgtacatgccaacgtggctgtcggagaggtgttagagccctgtgcatgcgatgtcgtggccgtcggaggagcgcttgggccctgtagaagcacagctgtcggggctgtcgggaccttgctgacgtctccttgcttccgtaaggggctgagagccgccgtcgtcatgggcgcacgcggggagccatcattacttgtttaccggggcgagccagatgggacgccggtcttgttccccgtagcctgagctagctaggggtagggtaatgatgatcccccctgtggcgtggtcagtccgagcccaaggtcgggcaaggcggagactcctcctgaggccaaggccggggtcgggcgaggacgcaatTCCGcccgaggtcaaggttgaggccgagcccttgggtcgggcgaggcggagcccatcttccgaggccgaggcgggggcgaagccctggggtcgggcgaggcggagtccatcttccgaggccgaggcgggggccgagccctggggtcgggcgaggcggagcttccggtggcgcctgaggctggactcagctgctgacAGCCTCATCTTGGCAGGTGGCACAGCagccggagcggggcaggcgacgctgttttcctgtcaggtcagtcagtggagggacgaagtgactgcggtcacttcggtcctgccgactgaggaacgtgcatcaggataaggtgtcaggtgatccttgcattgaatgctcctgcgatacggtcggttggcgaggcgatctggccaaggttgcttcacggcgaagcctgcccgagctgggcctcggacgagtcggGGGTGCGGCCGTTgctttgaggaggccctcgggcgaggcgtgaacccacctgggtctactgttcctgctcgaggctgggctcgagcgaggcgagatcgcgtcccttgagtggacggagccttgacctgaattgcgcccatcagcctctgcagtttgcggttatggtgattaccagccgagtttaggagtcttgggggtacccctaattatggtacccaacagtagcccccgagcctcaaagggagtgctggtactcgcttggaggctttgtcacacttttttgcaagggggccgGCCTTTCTCGGGtacattttgttctggtgggtgcgcgcgagcgcacccgccgggtgtagccccgaggcctcggaggagtggtttgactcttccgaggtcttaatgcctttcgtgttgccttggccggtctggttgttcccttatgcgatctgatcgtagcccgggtgcatggttaggttccgagttctcgggctggtctgTTGACGCTgtgaacggtttggccggagccgggtttgcgagagcagcccccaagcctctgcacagagcgagaggacgatcagggactgactcggcttttatcatacgtccCTTCGTTGCCTTTTTACAaggagggggggggaagcgccatgttgcactcggagggcgccgaacatggtgtctctagtgagttgctaacgggtgatccgagtggacgcccgtgccccgttcgataagggtcggctagtggcctagaggcgcgctccaaaagtacctgcaggtgatttgccggacccggtcccgtttgatagggtccgaggtctcgatgcctccctctgatgggattccattacaagatcgctcctgctggtctcggaaatgtcctagggtacttcGGGAGCGtatcccgagcctcggccatgtatcggatg from Zea mays cultivar B73 chromosome 6, Zm-B73-REFERENCE-NAM-5.0, whole genome shotgun sequence harbors:
- the LOC103630119 gene encoding UDP-glycosyltransferase 75C1, with amino-acid sequence MHKSARQPRQFLVASNATLVELQYSHGMAAKHYQQHHFLIVTYPAQGHITPARHLARRLGSVCRGARVTICAPLSAFRKMFPGAAGVTVTEEECGDGDAKVKYVAYSDGYDGGFDIAVDSYARYMEQARMAGSRSLAGVLRRLRDDGRPVTCAVYTLLLPWVAGVARDHGVAATAVFWIQPATALTAYYHYFRGHRDAVVAAAASGDPCAEVGLPGLPPLRVRDLPSFLAVTSEDDPFAFVLPEFGELVDALERDDGSSEHPTYVLANTCDAMEPDALASLRPHVDVFPVGPVLSFLHEADDGRRAPCPPRDVFDHDKSGYLGWLDTKPAKSVVYISFGSSSVMCKDQVAEITDAMVQVKRPFLLVLRKDSRKGHDDDAVAAADADSAGGMVVEWCDQARVLSHPAVACFVTHCGWNSTLESAACGVPTVAVPQYSDQGTAAWLVAERMGTGVRAAARADGVVEAQELRRCVEAAASGAVAARAAAWKRKAWAAVADGGSSHRNLTEFLRQIGHGRGD